From Channa argus isolate prfri chromosome 21, Channa argus male v1.0, whole genome shotgun sequence, one genomic window encodes:
- the si:dkeyp-38g8.5 gene encoding uncharacterized protein si:dkeyp-38g8.5 isoform X3, which produces MSLKEVKDFVKLRISNNDLFSGKRNTSIWAWRAILKHMGLQHKMTHSQASKKWENLKKRYKELKNPPDGTKVFPETWPYFTLMHDAMEGRLKNQAPTLKTFPNNKDNGDFLPIKTKKRKASMVVYSPSILDTDRLEIEVSLNGDDEDRTEEVQAASQEIDHIMQEVEDKRNMMDNERQVIEREKRVMERERLVLQRERAVLDREIASLDRDRASLEREKVMIDGEIAVFERERAMVEKDRNAVNTDRLALEQERARLERHFGQKEWTDDGTENSSKVKDSDTTDRKERFLYLFEKLIGKL; this is translated from the exons A tgaGTTTAAAAGAAGTTAAAGACTTTGTGAAGCTGAGGATTTCAAATAATGACCTTTTTTCTGGAAAGAGAAACACTTCCATTTGGGCATGGAG GGCCATCCTGAAACATATGGGATTGCAACACAAGATGACCCACAGTCAAGCATCCAAAAAATGGGAAAACTTAAAGAAGAGATACAAG GAGCTAAAAAACCCTCCAGATGGTACAAAAGTGTTCCCTGAAACGTGGCCTTATTTCACCCTGATGCATGATGCTATGGAAGGTCGACTGAAGAACCAAGCCCCTACTCTTAAGACCTTTCCCAACAATAAAGACAACGGTGATTTCTTACCCATCAAAACTAAAAAGAGGAAAGCATCTATGGTGGTATACTCCCCTTCAATTTTGGACACAGATAGGCTGGAGATCGAGGTTTCACTGAATGGAGATGATGAGGACAGGACGGAGGAGGTGCAGGCAGCAAGCCAAGAGATAGACCACATCATGCAAGAGGTGGAGGACAAAAGGAACATGATGGACAATGAACGACAGGTGATAGAAAGGGAGAAACGTGTGATGGAAAGGGAACGGCTGGTACTGCAGAGGGAGAGAGCGGTGCTGGATCGGGAGATTGCCTCTCTGGACCGAGACAGAGCCTcgctggagagagagaaggtgatGATAGACGGAGAAATAGCAGTGTTTGAGAGGGAGCGGGCAATGGTGGAGAAGGACAGAAATGCTGTGAACACAGACAGACTGGCTCTGGAGCAAGAGAGAGCCAGACTGGAGAGACATTTTGGACAAAAAGAATGGACTGATGATGGTACggaaaacagcagcaaagtAAAAGACTCCGATACCACCGACAGGAAGGAACGTTTCCTTTATTTGTTTGAGAAACTTATTGGAAAGCTTTGA
- the si:dkeyp-38g8.5 gene encoding uncharacterized protein si:dkeyp-38g8.5 isoform X1, with translation MEFSDHAYTSTTYDKINPFEFTYKMSLKEVKDFVKLRISNNDLFSGKRNTSIWAWRAILKHMGLQHKMTHSQASKKWENLKKRYKELKNPPDGTKVFPETWPYFTLMHDAMEGRLKNQAPTLKTFPNNKDNGDFLPIKTKKRKASMVVYSPSILDTDRLEIEVSLNGDDEDRTEEVQAASQEIDHIMQEVEDKRNMMDNERQVIEREKRVMERERLVLQRERAVLDREIASLDRDRASLEREKVMIDGEIAVFERERAMVEKDRNAVNTDRLALEQERARLERHFGQKEWTDDGTENSSKVKDSDTTDRKERFLYLFEKLIGKL, from the exons atggAATTCAGTGATCACGCCTATACCAGCACCACATACGATAAAATCAACCCATTTGAATTCACGTATAAGA tgaGTTTAAAAGAAGTTAAAGACTTTGTGAAGCTGAGGATTTCAAATAATGACCTTTTTTCTGGAAAGAGAAACACTTCCATTTGGGCATGGAG GGCCATCCTGAAACATATGGGATTGCAACACAAGATGACCCACAGTCAAGCATCCAAAAAATGGGAAAACTTAAAGAAGAGATACAAG GAGCTAAAAAACCCTCCAGATGGTACAAAAGTGTTCCCTGAAACGTGGCCTTATTTCACCCTGATGCATGATGCTATGGAAGGTCGACTGAAGAACCAAGCCCCTACTCTTAAGACCTTTCCCAACAATAAAGACAACGGTGATTTCTTACCCATCAAAACTAAAAAGAGGAAAGCATCTATGGTGGTATACTCCCCTTCAATTTTGGACACAGATAGGCTGGAGATCGAGGTTTCACTGAATGGAGATGATGAGGACAGGACGGAGGAGGTGCAGGCAGCAAGCCAAGAGATAGACCACATCATGCAAGAGGTGGAGGACAAAAGGAACATGATGGACAATGAACGACAGGTGATAGAAAGGGAGAAACGTGTGATGGAAAGGGAACGGCTGGTACTGCAGAGGGAGAGAGCGGTGCTGGATCGGGAGATTGCCTCTCTGGACCGAGACAGAGCCTcgctggagagagagaaggtgatGATAGACGGAGAAATAGCAGTGTTTGAGAGGGAGCGGGCAATGGTGGAGAAGGACAGAAATGCTGTGAACACAGACAGACTGGCTCTGGAGCAAGAGAGAGCCAGACTGGAGAGACATTTTGGACAAAAAGAATGGACTGATGATGGTACggaaaacagcagcaaagtAAAAGACTCCGATACCACCGACAGGAAGGAACGTTTCCTTTATTTGTTTGAGAAACTTATTGGAAAGCTTTGA
- the si:dkeyp-38g8.5 gene encoding uncharacterized protein si:dkeyp-38g8.5 isoform X2 yields the protein MESIPQITTFKLSLKEVKDFVKLRISNNDLFSGKRNTSIWAWRAILKHMGLQHKMTHSQASKKWENLKKRYKELKNPPDGTKVFPETWPYFTLMHDAMEGRLKNQAPTLKTFPNNKDNGDFLPIKTKKRKASMVVYSPSILDTDRLEIEVSLNGDDEDRTEEVQAASQEIDHIMQEVEDKRNMMDNERQVIEREKRVMERERLVLQRERAVLDREIASLDRDRASLEREKVMIDGEIAVFERERAMVEKDRNAVNTDRLALEQERARLERHFGQKEWTDDGTENSSKVKDSDTTDRKERFLYLFEKLIGKL from the exons ATGGAATCAATCCCCCAAATAAccacatttaaat tgaGTTTAAAAGAAGTTAAAGACTTTGTGAAGCTGAGGATTTCAAATAATGACCTTTTTTCTGGAAAGAGAAACACTTCCATTTGGGCATGGAG GGCCATCCTGAAACATATGGGATTGCAACACAAGATGACCCACAGTCAAGCATCCAAAAAATGGGAAAACTTAAAGAAGAGATACAAG GAGCTAAAAAACCCTCCAGATGGTACAAAAGTGTTCCCTGAAACGTGGCCTTATTTCACCCTGATGCATGATGCTATGGAAGGTCGACTGAAGAACCAAGCCCCTACTCTTAAGACCTTTCCCAACAATAAAGACAACGGTGATTTCTTACCCATCAAAACTAAAAAGAGGAAAGCATCTATGGTGGTATACTCCCCTTCAATTTTGGACACAGATAGGCTGGAGATCGAGGTTTCACTGAATGGAGATGATGAGGACAGGACGGAGGAGGTGCAGGCAGCAAGCCAAGAGATAGACCACATCATGCAAGAGGTGGAGGACAAAAGGAACATGATGGACAATGAACGACAGGTGATAGAAAGGGAGAAACGTGTGATGGAAAGGGAACGGCTGGTACTGCAGAGGGAGAGAGCGGTGCTGGATCGGGAGATTGCCTCTCTGGACCGAGACAGAGCCTcgctggagagagagaaggtgatGATAGACGGAGAAATAGCAGTGTTTGAGAGGGAGCGGGCAATGGTGGAGAAGGACAGAAATGCTGTGAACACAGACAGACTGGCTCTGGAGCAAGAGAGAGCCAGACTGGAGAGACATTTTGGACAAAAAGAATGGACTGATGATGGTACggaaaacagcagcaaagtAAAAGACTCCGATACCACCGACAGGAAGGAACGTTTCCTTTATTTGTTTGAGAAACTTATTGGAAAGCTTTGA
- the epyc gene encoding epiphycan isoform X2, translating into MRMLVRLVLGLFVLKVVIASPRFSRQVDLDTYDGANYEVDSEKFNSVNQEMYDYEDELTIDDPQIEIGTLPPPDYDYPEPEASLEEQEEEENEQVEEFQKPHVIPQGSGGSGVLMGPDTQKEVELRLAPIDILHVSGDFGGSVGSEVLRASGASGSGGSGNLLVSGYSMSSGEIAQFYGISGELPGSGGSGDIVIFSGEPPGSGFSGDIVSDYGPSRDLLGSGGSGDIVPISGASGDLLGSGGSWGILVSRDLSGSGDLSGSGDSMGSTTTGASGDFGSGDSEISFELPLDSGGSGDQSGSGFSGDPLISGPSGSSGVSGESGESGDTVTLLPGVEELPLTPSTLPSEASGVSGEFSGTSGISGASGETSVDLSISGASGTYGVSGSGELEFPEVTLVPDIDEEEELLLTTPETPQEGTGTIEGSVSSELPESGEPDEPDEPVVPTKGMPTCLLCMCLGGSVYCDDLKLDSVPPLPKATTHFYARFNRITKINKSDFASMNKLKRIDLTGNDIRVIDDKAFLGLPELEELVIRENHISQLPALPETMTLIDASHNNIGTRGIHKEAFKDMNSLQFLFLKDNHLDYIPVPLPDSLRSLHLQRNHIQMMHEDTFCNLKDFSYIRNALEDIRLDGNPINLSKTPQAYICLPRIPIGDLI; encoded by the exons ATGAGGATGCTCGTGCGGCTTGTTTTGGGACTCTTCGTCCTCAAAGTGGTGATAGCCAGCCCCAGATTTTCCCGACAAGTGGATTTGGACACATACGACGGTGCCAACTATGAGGTGGATTCAGAAAAATTCAATTCAGTGAACCAGGAAATGTATGACTATGAAGATGAGCTGACAATTGATGATCCTCAG ATAGAGATTGGAACACTGCCCCCACCTGACTATGACTACCCTGAGCCCGAAGCCTCATTAGaggaacaagaagaagaagaaaatgagcaAGTGGAAGAGTTCCAAAAACCCCATGTCATCCCTCAAGGTTCAGGGGGATCTGGGGTTCTCATGGGCCcagacacacagaaag AGGTGGAGCTGCGTCTGGCACCCATTGACATCCTTCATGTCTCCGGGGATTTTGGGGGCTCCGTAGGGTCTGAAGTCTTAAGAGCTTCTGGGGCTTCTGGGTCTGGGGGCTCAGGAAACCTACTGGTCTCTGGATACTCCATGAGTTCTGGCGAAATTGCTCAATTCTATGGAATCTCTGGGGAACTCCCAGGCTCTGGAGGTTCTGGTGACATTGTCATATTCTCTGGGGAACCCCCAGGCTCTGGGTTTTCTGGTGACATTGTCTCAGACTATGGACCCTCTAGGGACCTCCTTGGCTCTGGAGGTTCTGGTGACATTGTCCCAATCTCTGGAGCCTCTGGGGACCTCCTTGGGTCTGGGGGCTCTTGGGGAATCTTGGTATCTAGAGATCTGTCGGGATCTGGGGATCTCTCAGGATCTGGAGATAGCATGGGATCCACTACTACTGGAGCCTCTGGAGACTTTGGCTCTGGAGATTCTGAGATTTCTTTTGAACTCCCCCTGGACTCTGGAGGGTCTGGGGACCAGTCTGGTTCTGGGTTCTCTGGAGACCCCTTGATCTCAGGGCCCTCTGGAAGCTCTGGGGTTTCTGGGGAGTCTGGCGAGTCTGGGGACACAGTAACATTATTACCTGGAG TGGAGGAGCTGCCCCTCACTCCCAGCACTTTGCCCTCAGAGGCATCAGGTGTTTCTGGGGAGTTCTCAGGAACGTCAGGAATCTCAGGGGCCTCAGGGGAAACCTCTGTGGACTTGAGCATCTCCGGAGCCTCTGGGACTTATGGTGTCTCTGGCTCTGGAGAATTAGAGTTCCCTGAGGTAACTCTGGTCCCTGACATTGATGAAG AGGAGGAGCTGCTTCTGACTACACCAGAAACCCCTCAGGAGGGTACTGGCACTATAGAAGGGTCAGTGAGCTCTGAATTGCCAGAGTCTGGTGAACCCGATGAGCCTGATGAGCCTGTGGTTCCCACAAAAG GTATGCCCACTTGCCTGCTGTGCATGTGCCTTGGTGGTTCGGTGTACTGTGATGACTTGAAGCTCGATAGCGTCCCACCTCTCCCCAAAGCCACCACTCACTTCTACGCCCGCTTCAACCGAATCACCAAGATCAACAAGTCTGACTTCGCCTCCATGA ACAAGCTGAAGAGAATCGACTTAACTGGCAACGACATCAGAGTCATCGATGACAAAGCGTTTTTGGGTCTGCCCGAGCTGGAGGAGTTGGTGATCCGTGAAAATCACATCTCACAGCTGCCAGCTCTCCCAGAGACCATGACCCTGATTGATGCCAGCCACAACAACATTGGCACCAGGGGTATTCACAAAGAGGCCTTCAAA GATATGAATAGCCTGCAGTTCCTGTTCCTAAAGGACAACCACCTTGATTACATCCCTGTGCCTCTACCGGACAGCCTGCGATCTCTACACCTACAG CGTAACCATATTCAGATGATGCACGAGGACACGTTCTGCAACCTGAAAGACTTCAGCTACATCAGGAATGCACTGGAGGACATCCGTCTGGACGGCAACCCCATCAACCTCAGCAAGACCCCACAGGCTTACATTTGCCTGCCCCGTATACCCATCGGGGATCTCATTTAA
- the epyc gene encoding epiphycan isoform X1, with protein MRMLVRLVLGLFVLKVVIASPRFSRQVDLDTYDGANYEVDSEKFNSVNQEMYDYEDELTIDDPQSFPQIEIGTLPPPDYDYPEPEASLEEQEEEENEQVEEFQKPHVIPQGSGGSGVLMGPDTQKEVELRLAPIDILHVSGDFGGSVGSEVLRASGASGSGGSGNLLVSGYSMSSGEIAQFYGISGELPGSGGSGDIVIFSGEPPGSGFSGDIVSDYGPSRDLLGSGGSGDIVPISGASGDLLGSGGSWGILVSRDLSGSGDLSGSGDSMGSTTTGASGDFGSGDSEISFELPLDSGGSGDQSGSGFSGDPLISGPSGSSGVSGESGESGDTVTLLPGVEELPLTPSTLPSEASGVSGEFSGTSGISGASGETSVDLSISGASGTYGVSGSGELEFPEVTLVPDIDEEEELLLTTPETPQEGTGTIEGSVSSELPESGEPDEPDEPVVPTKGMPTCLLCMCLGGSVYCDDLKLDSVPPLPKATTHFYARFNRITKINKSDFASMNKLKRIDLTGNDIRVIDDKAFLGLPELEELVIRENHISQLPALPETMTLIDASHNNIGTRGIHKEAFKDMNSLQFLFLKDNHLDYIPVPLPDSLRSLHLQRNHIQMMHEDTFCNLKDFSYIRNALEDIRLDGNPINLSKTPQAYICLPRIPIGDLI; from the exons ATGAGGATGCTCGTGCGGCTTGTTTTGGGACTCTTCGTCCTCAAAGTGGTGATAGCCAGCCCCAGATTTTCCCGACAAGTGGATTTGGACACATACGACGGTGCCAACTATGAGGTGGATTCAGAAAAATTCAATTCAGTGAACCAGGAAATGTATGACTATGAAGATGAGCTGACAATTGATGATCCTCAG TCTTTTCCTCAGATAGAGATTGGAACACTGCCCCCACCTGACTATGACTACCCTGAGCCCGAAGCCTCATTAGaggaacaagaagaagaagaaaatgagcaAGTGGAAGAGTTCCAAAAACCCCATGTCATCCCTCAAGGTTCAGGGGGATCTGGGGTTCTCATGGGCCcagacacacagaaag AGGTGGAGCTGCGTCTGGCACCCATTGACATCCTTCATGTCTCCGGGGATTTTGGGGGCTCCGTAGGGTCTGAAGTCTTAAGAGCTTCTGGGGCTTCTGGGTCTGGGGGCTCAGGAAACCTACTGGTCTCTGGATACTCCATGAGTTCTGGCGAAATTGCTCAATTCTATGGAATCTCTGGGGAACTCCCAGGCTCTGGAGGTTCTGGTGACATTGTCATATTCTCTGGGGAACCCCCAGGCTCTGGGTTTTCTGGTGACATTGTCTCAGACTATGGACCCTCTAGGGACCTCCTTGGCTCTGGAGGTTCTGGTGACATTGTCCCAATCTCTGGAGCCTCTGGGGACCTCCTTGGGTCTGGGGGCTCTTGGGGAATCTTGGTATCTAGAGATCTGTCGGGATCTGGGGATCTCTCAGGATCTGGAGATAGCATGGGATCCACTACTACTGGAGCCTCTGGAGACTTTGGCTCTGGAGATTCTGAGATTTCTTTTGAACTCCCCCTGGACTCTGGAGGGTCTGGGGACCAGTCTGGTTCTGGGTTCTCTGGAGACCCCTTGATCTCAGGGCCCTCTGGAAGCTCTGGGGTTTCTGGGGAGTCTGGCGAGTCTGGGGACACAGTAACATTATTACCTGGAG TGGAGGAGCTGCCCCTCACTCCCAGCACTTTGCCCTCAGAGGCATCAGGTGTTTCTGGGGAGTTCTCAGGAACGTCAGGAATCTCAGGGGCCTCAGGGGAAACCTCTGTGGACTTGAGCATCTCCGGAGCCTCTGGGACTTATGGTGTCTCTGGCTCTGGAGAATTAGAGTTCCCTGAGGTAACTCTGGTCCCTGACATTGATGAAG AGGAGGAGCTGCTTCTGACTACACCAGAAACCCCTCAGGAGGGTACTGGCACTATAGAAGGGTCAGTGAGCTCTGAATTGCCAGAGTCTGGTGAACCCGATGAGCCTGATGAGCCTGTGGTTCCCACAAAAG GTATGCCCACTTGCCTGCTGTGCATGTGCCTTGGTGGTTCGGTGTACTGTGATGACTTGAAGCTCGATAGCGTCCCACCTCTCCCCAAAGCCACCACTCACTTCTACGCCCGCTTCAACCGAATCACCAAGATCAACAAGTCTGACTTCGCCTCCATGA ACAAGCTGAAGAGAATCGACTTAACTGGCAACGACATCAGAGTCATCGATGACAAAGCGTTTTTGGGTCTGCCCGAGCTGGAGGAGTTGGTGATCCGTGAAAATCACATCTCACAGCTGCCAGCTCTCCCAGAGACCATGACCCTGATTGATGCCAGCCACAACAACATTGGCACCAGGGGTATTCACAAAGAGGCCTTCAAA GATATGAATAGCCTGCAGTTCCTGTTCCTAAAGGACAACCACCTTGATTACATCCCTGTGCCTCTACCGGACAGCCTGCGATCTCTACACCTACAG CGTAACCATATTCAGATGATGCACGAGGACACGTTCTGCAACCTGAAAGACTTCAGCTACATCAGGAATGCACTGGAGGACATCCGTCTGGACGGCAACCCCATCAACCTCAGCAAGACCCCACAGGCTTACATTTGCCTGCCCCGTATACCCATCGGGGATCTCATTTAA
- the kera gene encoding keratocan, translated as MRATGASDNQQSYSLVEQRNQTSPGCMQTTYSSWRSSLDTKMAIFLSLFCIMSLLSPVLSQDMPYEEYMAQVQACPQECRCPPNFPRAVYCDNKGLKNIPKIPPHTWYLYLQNNQIEVLSADALRNATQLRWLNLNHNKITSEGVEEGFLNAMSHLAHLYMDDNLLSSVPSPLPGSLEHLRLSRNRISKIPAGVFLGLDKLNLLDLQGNKLMDDAVTEVSLKGLNNLVQINLAKNQLTSMPLGLPPTTTQLFLDGNNIEKIPAGYFKGLPKVAFLRLNHNKLGSSGVPKNVFNVSSILDLQLSHNQLTEVPLIPAGLEHLHLDHNKIKSVSGPNVCPVSVDAVDASINESVPRLRYLRLDGNEIKPPIPRDVILCFRLLTSIVI; from the exons ATGAGAGCCACTGGGGCGTCGGACAATCAGCAGAGCTATTCACTGGTGGAACAGAGAAACCAAACCTCACCTGGCTGCATGCAGACCACTTACAGCAGTTGGAGGAGCAG CTTGGACACCAAAATGGCAATCTTCCTGAGccttttctgcatcatgtcTCTGCTCAGTCCAGTTCTCAGCCAGGACATGCCTTATGAGGAATATATGGCCCAGGTCCAGGCCTGCCCTCAAGAGTGTCGTTGCCCCCCCAACTTTCCTCGTGCTGTCTATTGTGACAATAAAGGGCTGAAGAACATTCCCAAAATTCCTCCACACACATGGTATCTCTACCTGCAGAACAATCAAATCGAAGTGCTGTCAGCAGATGCCCTCCGTAATGCCACACAGCTGCGCTGGCTGAATCTTAACCATAATAAAATCACAAGTGAAGGAGTGGAAGAAGGTTTCCTGAATGCAATGTCTCACCTGGCACACCTGTACATGGATGACAACCTCTTGTCTTCTGTGCCATCTCCCCTGCCAGGCAGTCTGGAGCATCTACGTCTCTCTCGCAATCGCATTTCCAAGATCCCTGCCGGTGTCTTCTTAGGTCTGGACAAACTTAACCTCCTGGACCTGCAGGGAAACAAGTTGATGGATGATGCTGTGACTGAGGTTAGCCTGAAGGGTCTAAACAATCTGGTACAGATTAACCTAGCGAAGAACCAGCTGACAAGCATGCCTCTCGGCCTACCACCCACCACCACGCAGCTTTTTCTTGATGGCAACAACATTGAGAAGATTCCAGCTGGATACTTCAAAGGTTTGCCTAAAGTGGCATTTCTGAGGCTTAACCACAATAAGCTGGGCAGCAGTGGAGTtcccaaaaatgtgtttaatgtctcCAGTATCTTGGACTTGCAACTGTCCCACAACCAGCTGACTGAGGTTCCCCTCATTCCAGCAGGCCTCGAACATCTTCACCTTGACCACAACAAGATCAAGA gtgTAAGTGGCCCCAACGTCTGTCCTGTCTCCGTTGATGCTGTTGACGCCTCTATCAACGAAAGTGTTCCTCGATTGCGTTACCTCCGTCTCGATGGCAATGAGATCAAGCCGCCTATTCCCAGGGATGTCATTCTGTGTTTCCGCCTTCTGACCTCCATTGTCATTtaa
- the lum gene encoding lumican isoform X1 yields the protein MMDVHQQMGETFGHFLPHSLPLLHLSDEDFQFLNTTLFLPSGPQPIAHREREAQISKSMFPLRVPLLTILVRMALCQYEDYYEPYVGLGPSVRNCDQECECPINFPSAMYCDGRNLKYVPVVPSGIMYLYLQNNQIEEIKAGVFDNVTTGLRWLVLDHNQLTNAKIAKGTLDKLTGLEKLFFSHNNLTEPIIPPSKSLDELKIMHNKLSKFPSGLLTDKENLTSINLQHNQLTSDAIAGAFKGPKKLLSLDVSFNKLKKLPAGVPSSLEILYADYNDIDSIAAGYLNKLPSLQYLRMSNNKLADAGIPSGAFNVSSLVELDLSFNKLQSIPEINEKLEQLYLQANEINKIDLASFCKFTGPLNYSRLKHLRLDANNVTHSNMPHDSANCLRQASDIMFE from the exons ATGATGGACGTCCACCAACAAATGGGAgaaacatttggacattttctcCCCCATTCCCTTCCTCTGCTGCACCTTTCGGATGA aGACTTCCAGTTTTTGAACACCACACTGTTCTTACCTTCTGGCCCTCAACCCATCgcgcacagagagagagaagcacag ATTTCCAAAAGCATGTTTCCTCTTCGTGTACCCCTGTTGACCATACTGGTCAGGATGGCCCTGTGCCAATATGAGGACTACTACGAGCCTTATGTCGGGTTAGGACCATCAGTGAGAAATTGTGATCAAGAATGCGAATGCCCAATTAACTTCCCCAGCGCCATGTATTGTGATGGCCGCAATCTTAAGTATGTTCCTGTAGTCCCATCAGGCATTATGTACCTGTACCTCCAGAACAACCAAATTGAAGAGATCAAGGCTGGAGTGTTTGATAACGTTACTACTGGACTTCGCTGGCTTGTACTTGACCACAACCAGCTCACCAATGCTAAGATAGCAAAGGGCACACTCGACAAACTCACTGGCCTGGAGAAGCTGTTTTTCAGCCACAACAACCTCACAGAGCCAATCATCCCTCCCTCAAAGAGTCTTGATGAGCTGAAGATCATGCACAATAAATTGTCCAAGTTCCCCTCTGGACTCTTGACTGACAAAGAAAATTTGACCTCCATCAACCTTCAACATAATCAGCTTACCTCTGATGCCATTGCTGGGGCATTCAAAGGGCCGAAGAAGCTGCTGTCCCTGGATGTGAGCTTCAACAAGCTAAAGAAGCTGCCAGCCGGAGTCCCCAGCTCACTGGAAATTCTCTATGCTGACTACAATGACATTGACAGTATTGCTGCCGGATACCTGAACAAGCTTCCCTCTCTGCAGTATCTTAGGATGTCCAACAACAAGCTTGCAGATGCCGGAATTCCCTCTGGAGCATTCAATGTTTCATCACTGGTGGAGTTGGACCTGTCTTTCAATAAGCTGCAGTCCATCCCTGAGATCAATGAGAAACTCGAGCAACTCTACCTCCAGGCCAATGAAATCAACA agATTGACCTGGCAAGTTTCTGCAAGTTCACTGGACCCCTTAACTACTCTCGTCTGAAGCACCTGCGTCTGGATGCCAACAACGTCACACACAGCAACATGCCCCATGACTCCGCCAACTGCCTGCGCCAAGCTTCAGATATTATGTTTGAATGA
- the lum gene encoding lumican isoform X2, with the protein MFPLRVPLLTILVRMALCQYEDYYEPYVGLGPSVRNCDQECECPINFPSAMYCDGRNLKYVPVVPSGIMYLYLQNNQIEEIKAGVFDNVTTGLRWLVLDHNQLTNAKIAKGTLDKLTGLEKLFFSHNNLTEPIIPPSKSLDELKIMHNKLSKFPSGLLTDKENLTSINLQHNQLTSDAIAGAFKGPKKLLSLDVSFNKLKKLPAGVPSSLEILYADYNDIDSIAAGYLNKLPSLQYLRMSNNKLADAGIPSGAFNVSSLVELDLSFNKLQSIPEINEKLEQLYLQANEINKIDLASFCKFTGPLNYSRLKHLRLDANNVTHSNMPHDSANCLRQASDIMFE; encoded by the exons ATGTTTCCTCTTCGTGTACCCCTGTTGACCATACTGGTCAGGATGGCCCTGTGCCAATATGAGGACTACTACGAGCCTTATGTCGGGTTAGGACCATCAGTGAGAAATTGTGATCAAGAATGCGAATGCCCAATTAACTTCCCCAGCGCCATGTATTGTGATGGCCGCAATCTTAAGTATGTTCCTGTAGTCCCATCAGGCATTATGTACCTGTACCTCCAGAACAACCAAATTGAAGAGATCAAGGCTGGAGTGTTTGATAACGTTACTACTGGACTTCGCTGGCTTGTACTTGACCACAACCAGCTCACCAATGCTAAGATAGCAAAGGGCACACTCGACAAACTCACTGGCCTGGAGAAGCTGTTTTTCAGCCACAACAACCTCACAGAGCCAATCATCCCTCCCTCAAAGAGTCTTGATGAGCTGAAGATCATGCACAATAAATTGTCCAAGTTCCCCTCTGGACTCTTGACTGACAAAGAAAATTTGACCTCCATCAACCTTCAACATAATCAGCTTACCTCTGATGCCATTGCTGGGGCATTCAAAGGGCCGAAGAAGCTGCTGTCCCTGGATGTGAGCTTCAACAAGCTAAAGAAGCTGCCAGCCGGAGTCCCCAGCTCACTGGAAATTCTCTATGCTGACTACAATGACATTGACAGTATTGCTGCCGGATACCTGAACAAGCTTCCCTCTCTGCAGTATCTTAGGATGTCCAACAACAAGCTTGCAGATGCCGGAATTCCCTCTGGAGCATTCAATGTTTCATCACTGGTGGAGTTGGACCTGTCTTTCAATAAGCTGCAGTCCATCCCTGAGATCAATGAGAAACTCGAGCAACTCTACCTCCAGGCCAATGAAATCAACA agATTGACCTGGCAAGTTTCTGCAAGTTCACTGGACCCCTTAACTACTCTCGTCTGAAGCACCTGCGTCTGGATGCCAACAACGTCACACACAGCAACATGCCCCATGACTCCGCCAACTGCCTGCGCCAAGCTTCAGATATTATGTTTGAATGA